In Lytechinus variegatus isolate NC3 chromosome 18, Lvar_3.0, whole genome shotgun sequence, a single genomic region encodes these proteins:
- the LOC121432106 gene encoding F-box/LRR-repeat protein 15-like isoform X1, which translates to MESKMDGDGGEWEEVITLQNEDKETNSKRKLEEQGGQHRRKSRSDVVNGEGDDEDFEPDCEVLNRLSFMSMTADLSFLPECDWTEVCRAKGKQELGEDDEGDDDNPLNIVPDDGSTILDILPWEDVLVSRILPFLDLRDLFQLRQVSCGFRDVVAIFFASNHHLDLSVEGPEFTPDAFRVVSSEAKNLTTLNVANCKKWITDDLILPVIEANRNLRDISISENSSLSTNVVRRIATRCPDLCSLSLAECQQVTSTSVECVGMNCDQLEHLDLKGCWAMDDDTISLVLQLHPHLKWLSVARAYGVTDLLVDQICAYCPNIEYLDVQGCWRITDDAVRKLWSLENLKTLKVKDCRHITERSLARFRSKGVHIDILLPEESDLAKLERHLRAREFARARSMPPNFAL; encoded by the exons ATGGAAAGCAAGATGGATGGTGATGGAGGGGAATGGGAAGAAGTGATCACCCTTCAAAATGAAGATAAGGAAACAAACTCAAAGAGAAAACTTGAGGAGCAGGGAGGACAGCATCGTAGGAAATCTAGATCAGATGTGGTGAATGGTGAGGGAGATGACGAAGATTTTGAACCCGACTGTGAAGTCCTGAACCGACTGTCGTTCATGTCGATGACGGCGGATCTGTCTTTCTTGCCGGAGTGTGATTGGACCGAGGTCTGCCGAGCAAAAGGAAAGCAGGAGTTGGGAGAGGATGATGAAGGCGATGATGATAATCCATTGAATATTGTGCCAGATGACGG ATCCACCATTCTGGATATCCTTCCTTGGGAAGATGTTTTAGTCTCAAGAATTCTACCCTTCTTGGACCTCAGGGACTTGTTTCAGTTGCGCCAAGTTTCCTGTGGATTCCGAGACGTGGTTGCAATATTCTTTGCCTCCAATCATCACCTTGATCTGTCCGTTGAAGGGCCAGAGTTCACTCCTGATGCATTCCGCGTGGTATCCAGTGAGGCCAAGAACCTCACCACACTCAACGTTGCCAATTGCAAGAAGTGGATCACGGACGATCTAATCCTACCAGTCATTGAAGCAAACAGAAACCTTCGGGATATCAGCATCTCTGAAAACTCCAGCCTGTCGACTAACGTGGTGCGAAGGATAGCCACTCGGTGTCCAGACCTGTGCAGCCTGTCCCTTGCAGAATGCCAGCAGGTGACATCCACCTCTGTGGAGTGTGTTGGAATGAACTGTGACCAGTTGGAACACCTAGACCTCAAGGGATGCTGGGCAATGGACGATGATACCATTTCTCTGGTGCTACAGCTTCACCCACATTTGAAGTGGTTGTCTGTAGCTAGAGCGTATGGTGTTACCGATCTCCTAGTAGATCAGATCTGTGCGTATTGTCCAAACATTGAGTACTTGGATGTTCAAGGGTGCTGGAGGATCACTGATGATGCAGTTCG CAAATTATGGAGCTTGGAGAACTTGAAAACATTGAAAGTCAAAGACTGTCGACACATAACTGAGAGAAGTTTAGCAAGGTTCCGTTCCAAGGGGGTTCATATCGATATCTTACTTCCGGAGGAGAGCGATCTTGCCAAGTTAGAGCGCCACCTGAGAGCAAGGGAGTTTGCACGAGCTAGAAGTATGCCACCGAACTTTGCTTTATGA
- the LOC121432106 gene encoding F-box/LRR-repeat protein 15-like isoform X2: MVVGSGNMALMVANLMRILKHLIGGCVKPKKKRSTILDILPWEDVLVSRILPFLDLRDLFQLRQVSCGFRDVVAIFFASNHHLDLSVEGPEFTPDAFRVVSSEAKNLTTLNVANCKKWITDDLILPVIEANRNLRDISISENSSLSTNVVRRIATRCPDLCSLSLAECQQVTSTSVECVGMNCDQLEHLDLKGCWAMDDDTISLVLQLHPHLKWLSVARAYGVTDLLVDQICAYCPNIEYLDVQGCWRITDDAVRKLWSLENLKTLKVKDCRHITERSLARFRSKGVHIDILLPEESDLAKLERHLRAREFARARSMPPNFAL; the protein is encoded by the exons ATGGTTGTGGGGAGTGGAAATATGGCATTGATGGTTGCCAACTTGATGAGAATATTGAAGCATCTCATTGGAGGATGTGTGAAGCCAAAGAAAAAGCG ATCCACCATTCTGGATATCCTTCCTTGGGAAGATGTTTTAGTCTCAAGAATTCTACCCTTCTTGGACCTCAGGGACTTGTTTCAGTTGCGCCAAGTTTCCTGTGGATTCCGAGACGTGGTTGCAATATTCTTTGCCTCCAATCATCACCTTGATCTGTCCGTTGAAGGGCCAGAGTTCACTCCTGATGCATTCCGCGTGGTATCCAGTGAGGCCAAGAACCTCACCACACTCAACGTTGCCAATTGCAAGAAGTGGATCACGGACGATCTAATCCTACCAGTCATTGAAGCAAACAGAAACCTTCGGGATATCAGCATCTCTGAAAACTCCAGCCTGTCGACTAACGTGGTGCGAAGGATAGCCACTCGGTGTCCAGACCTGTGCAGCCTGTCCCTTGCAGAATGCCAGCAGGTGACATCCACCTCTGTGGAGTGTGTTGGAATGAACTGTGACCAGTTGGAACACCTAGACCTCAAGGGATGCTGGGCAATGGACGATGATACCATTTCTCTGGTGCTACAGCTTCACCCACATTTGAAGTGGTTGTCTGTAGCTAGAGCGTATGGTGTTACCGATCTCCTAGTAGATCAGATCTGTGCGTATTGTCCAAACATTGAGTACTTGGATGTTCAAGGGTGCTGGAGGATCACTGATGATGCAGTTCG CAAATTATGGAGCTTGGAGAACTTGAAAACATTGAAAGTCAAAGACTGTCGACACATAACTGAGAGAAGTTTAGCAAGGTTCCGTTCCAAGGGGGTTCATATCGATATCTTACTTCCGGAGGAGAGCGATCTTGCCAAGTTAGAGCGCCACCTGAGAGCAAGGGAGTTTGCACGAGCTAGAAGTATGCCACCGAACTTTGCTTTATGA